From Mycobacterium lacus, one genomic window encodes:
- a CDS encoding CaiB/BaiF CoA-transferase family protein has translation MSRGSESRPTPLDGLRVVEISDRIAGGYCGKLLVDAGAQVRKIEPLHGDSLRRFSATCSRIPQGQPSPLYCYLNAGKRSLTCSLDSQRCRAELAAADVVIVTAGRSRAAQLGVDPQRLLTDSPRVIVVTISDFGWTGPYADRAATEFTLQAWAGSPGFRGDPAGPPISIGGDLGEYMGGAFAAFGALAVRRRVEHGGPGEHLDLSMLEAMTLMQSSEWLHSQLLRVPPVRRTLEVPSIEPARDGYVGITMVTGQQWLDFAAMVECPRLAEIPQLRFQIGRWEYRDLIRELIGPWMAARTVDEIVALGELFRLPIAALGNGATIPDMDYVTERAVFVRNPAGFRQPRPPWLMSRCAPAPVRGTAAPGEANDESPWRKSQPEREPAPPGLPLQGVRILDLTAFWAGPAATHLLAAFGADVVKVESIQRPDGIRYSGGMRTDVDDWWEYGWVFHAMNTNKRSVTLDLGSGEGRRLFLSLAAGADVVIENFSPRVMDHFGLTADVLLEVNPKLVVARMPAFGLEGPWRERVGFAPTMEQIGGLAWVTGLPDAPPVPPRGACDPLAGVHAAFAVLAALQFAERTGSGQLVELPMVETVLNVTAIQPIEHEVFGITLGRRGNRGHGLAIQNIYRCAGPDDEWIAVAVHDDRQWQALVVVMDRPSWCDEGMSTVAGRRERADEIDGHLGDWFAGQPLESTVERLAGAGIPVAPVVSPSLVTEDPQLRDRGFFEALDHPRTGVGLYPTPPFAKLAGQDRWLMRPPPTLGEHNGEILRERCGLTEDELARLAVIEVIGTRPKGL, from the coding sequence GTGAGTCGCGGGTCCGAGAGCCGGCCGACGCCGCTGGACGGATTACGTGTCGTCGAGATCAGCGACCGGATAGCCGGCGGCTACTGCGGCAAGCTCTTGGTCGATGCCGGCGCCCAGGTGCGCAAAATCGAACCGCTGCACGGAGATTCGTTGCGGCGGTTCTCCGCCACCTGTTCGCGGATTCCGCAGGGTCAACCCTCGCCGTTGTACTGCTACCTCAACGCGGGTAAGCGCAGCCTGACCTGCTCGCTGGATTCGCAGCGATGTCGTGCCGAACTCGCCGCGGCCGACGTCGTGATCGTCACCGCCGGACGGTCGCGGGCGGCGCAACTCGGGGTCGATCCGCAGCGGTTGCTGACCGACTCGCCGCGGGTGATCGTCGTCACCATCTCCGACTTCGGCTGGACCGGTCCCTATGCCGATCGCGCAGCCACCGAGTTCACGCTGCAGGCATGGGCGGGCTCGCCTGGCTTCCGAGGTGACCCCGCCGGGCCGCCCATCTCGATCGGCGGCGACCTGGGGGAGTACATGGGCGGGGCGTTCGCCGCGTTCGGTGCGCTGGCCGTGCGCCGCCGCGTCGAGCACGGCGGCCCGGGCGAACATCTGGACCTGTCCATGCTCGAGGCGATGACCCTGATGCAGAGCAGCGAATGGCTGCACTCTCAGCTGCTGCGGGTCCCTCCGGTCCGCCGCACCCTCGAGGTCCCCTCGATCGAGCCGGCCAGGGACGGTTACGTCGGGATCACCATGGTCACCGGTCAGCAGTGGCTCGACTTCGCCGCGATGGTCGAATGCCCACGGTTAGCGGAGATTCCCCAGCTGCGTTTCCAGATCGGCCGCTGGGAATACCGCGACCTCATCCGCGAGCTGATCGGGCCCTGGATGGCCGCACGGACCGTCGACGAGATCGTCGCGCTGGGCGAGCTCTTCCGGCTGCCGATCGCGGCGTTGGGCAATGGCGCGACGATCCCGGACATGGACTACGTGACCGAGCGCGCGGTGTTCGTCCGCAACCCCGCGGGCTTTCGTCAGCCACGCCCACCGTGGTTGATGTCGCGGTGCGCGCCGGCCCCGGTGCGCGGCACGGCAGCGCCGGGTGAGGCCAACGACGAGTCCCCCTGGCGGAAAAGCCAACCCGAACGGGAGCCCGCGCCGCCGGGGTTGCCGCTACAGGGCGTTCGCATCCTCGACCTGACCGCGTTCTGGGCCGGGCCGGCCGCCACCCACCTGCTCGCCGCGTTCGGCGCCGACGTCGTCAAGGTGGAGTCGATCCAGCGGCCCGACGGCATCCGCTACTCCGGCGGCATGCGCACCGACGTGGACGACTGGTGGGAGTACGGCTGGGTGTTCCACGCGATGAACACCAACAAGCGTTCGGTCACACTGGATTTGGGCTCTGGCGAGGGACGCCGGTTGTTCCTTTCTCTGGCCGCTGGTGCCGACGTGGTCATCGAGAACTTCTCGCCGCGAGTGATGGACCACTTCGGGCTCACCGCCGACGTGCTGCTGGAGGTGAACCCGAAACTCGTCGTCGCCCGGATGCCCGCGTTCGGGCTGGAAGGTCCGTGGCGCGAGCGTGTCGGATTCGCGCCCACCATGGAGCAGATCGGCGGCCTGGCCTGGGTGACCGGACTACCCGACGCTCCGCCGGTGCCGCCGCGCGGTGCCTGTGATCCGCTGGCCGGGGTGCACGCCGCGTTCGCCGTGCTGGCCGCGTTGCAGTTCGCCGAGCGCACCGGATCGGGCCAGCTGGTCGAGCTGCCGATGGTCGAAACAGTGTTGAACGTCACCGCAATTCAGCCGATCGAGCACGAGGTGTTCGGGATAACGCTAGGCCGGCGGGGCAACCGCGGTCATGGCCTGGCCATCCAGAACATCTACCGCTGCGCCGGCCCGGACGACGAGTGGATCGCGGTCGCGGTGCATGACGACCGGCAGTGGCAGGCGCTGGTTGTGGTGATGGATCGGCCCTCTTGGTGCGACGAGGGCATGTCGACCGTCGCCGGGCGGCGGGAGCGCGCCGACGAGATCGACGGTCACCTGGGGGACTGGTTCGCCGGGCAGCCCCTTGAATCGACGGTGGAGCGCCTGGCCGGCGCGGGTATCCCGGTGGCGCCCGTCGTCTCGCCGTCGCTGGTGACCGAGGACCCGCAACTGCGCGATCGAGGGTTCTTCGAGGCGCTGGACCACCCCCGCACCGGCGTCGGCCTGTATCCCACTCCGCCGTTCGCCAAGCTGGCCGGCCAGGACAGGTGGCTGATGCGCCCGCCTCCGACGCTCGGCGAACACAATGGGGAGATACTGCGCGAAAGATGCGGGCTCACCGAGGACGAACTCGCTCGCCTGGCGGTCATCGAGGTGATTGGGACCCGTCCGAAGGGTTTGTAG
- a CDS encoding Rieske 2Fe-2S domain-containing protein, whose product MVDRGTESSAMDPSEGEFGQAGIALSTYRFPTGWFIVAFASDLAAGQVKRAHYFGEELVLFRTASGRVHVLDAYCQHLGANLGVGGAVEGEEIVCPWHGWHWRGDGTNALIPYSKIGCKTNVRIRAYPSIQWYGFILAWHERHGRAPYWQPPVLPELETGEYYPLHPHTQMLNRVKVHPQMIVENAADPYHVQYVHKAASPATTASFEVSGYHLHATVNAHFGGGRASTWLTPNGPVDAKIVYDNYSLGLGLVRFPSELVATVQVTGQTPVDEDYTDYFYAQASVREPGDTGDVPTGRAAKFLALQQEVIKQDFFTWENMKYLERPNLAPEEAHDYAALRRWAHRFYPGPQPSPADFGYTADGQPDPAAAKA is encoded by the coding sequence ATGGTCGACCGGGGAACGGAGAGCTCAGCCATGGATCCGTCGGAAGGCGAGTTCGGGCAGGCCGGCATCGCGCTGTCGACGTACCGTTTCCCGACGGGCTGGTTCATCGTCGCCTTCGCATCCGACCTCGCCGCGGGTCAGGTCAAGCGAGCGCACTACTTCGGTGAGGAGCTGGTTCTGTTTCGCACCGCCTCGGGCCGGGTGCACGTGCTGGACGCCTACTGTCAACACCTCGGCGCCAACCTGGGCGTCGGCGGTGCCGTGGAAGGTGAGGAAATCGTCTGTCCCTGGCACGGCTGGCACTGGCGCGGTGATGGCACCAATGCCCTGATCCCCTACAGCAAGATCGGCTGCAAGACCAACGTCCGCATCCGTGCCTACCCGAGCATCCAGTGGTACGGCTTCATCCTGGCCTGGCACGAGCGTCACGGCCGCGCGCCGTACTGGCAGCCACCGGTGCTGCCCGAGCTGGAGACCGGCGAATACTACCCGCTGCACCCGCACACCCAAATGCTCAATCGGGTCAAGGTGCACCCGCAAATGATCGTCGAGAACGCCGCCGACCCGTATCACGTTCAGTACGTGCACAAGGCCGCCAGCCCCGCGACCACGGCATCGTTCGAGGTTTCGGGCTACCACCTGCACGCCACCGTCAACGCCCATTTCGGCGGCGGCCGCGCGTCGACCTGGTTGACGCCGAACGGACCGGTCGACGCCAAGATTGTCTACGACAACTACTCACTAGGACTGGGACTGGTTCGCTTCCCCAGCGAGCTGGTGGCCACCGTCCAGGTCACCGGGCAGACACCGGTCGACGAGGACTACACCGACTACTTCTATGCCCAGGCTTCGGTGCGCGAGCCCGGCGACACCGGCGACGTGCCCACTGGCCGAGCCGCCAAGTTCCTGGCGCTGCAGCAAGAGGTCATCAAACAGGACTTCTTCACCTGGGAGAACATGAAATACCTGGAAAGGCCGAACCTGGCGCCCGAAGAGGCACACGATTATGCCGCCCTGCGTCGCTGGGCGCATCGCTTCTACCCAGGCCCGCAACCCTCGCCCGCAGACTTCGGATACACCGCCGACGGTCAGCCCGACCCGGCGGCCGCCAAAGCTTGA
- a CDS encoding nuclear transport factor 2 family protein: protein MPMSYQEQQMLQAATGRAAILDLNARHNRVYSAGERDSWIATFRHSGARFIRDHEVFTDLRLAFDGGDGQRLVTVDHEITIDGVHATQRCVALLFAVSTYGDLSLRATGTYTDELIYERGGWHFTSRDLEWDSVPSRHSAVM from the coding sequence ATGCCCATGAGTTATCAGGAACAGCAAATGCTTCAGGCCGCGACGGGCCGCGCTGCCATCCTGGATCTGAACGCCCGGCACAACCGCGTCTACTCGGCCGGCGAGCGCGACAGTTGGATCGCCACGTTCCGGCATTCCGGTGCCAGGTTCATCCGTGACCATGAGGTGTTCACCGATCTGCGCCTGGCATTCGACGGTGGCGATGGGCAGCGCTTGGTCACCGTCGATCACGAGATCACCATCGACGGCGTGCACGCGACCCAGCGTTGTGTCGCTTTGCTTTTCGCGGTCTCCACGTATGGCGACCTCAGCCTGAGGGCCACCGGGACATACACCGATGAACTGATCTACGAGCGCGGCGGCTGGCATTTCACCTCCCGCGATCTGGAATGGGATTCGGTGCCCAGCCGGCATTCGGCCGTCATGTAG
- a CDS encoding FAS1-like dehydratase domain-containing protein: protein MVGVASEPRTAATPVSGARIQLFAAMVHDGNRSYWDAEFARHTWGGLLAPPALLMGWLIPPPWKPDEQPAGGPPMASIALRVPLPGTTFINAANDVEFFRPIVEGDLLTVVEELLSVSSEKQTRLGVGHFVQTQETFRRQDGAVVAVSRNTLFRFTPGAPS from the coding sequence ATGGTCGGCGTGGCGAGCGAACCGCGAACCGCGGCGACGCCGGTCAGTGGCGCGCGCATCCAATTGTTTGCCGCGATGGTTCATGACGGAAATCGTTCGTACTGGGACGCCGAGTTTGCTCGGCATACATGGGGAGGCCTGCTAGCGCCGCCGGCGCTGTTGATGGGATGGCTGATACCGCCGCCGTGGAAGCCGGACGAGCAGCCGGCGGGCGGGCCGCCGATGGCGTCGATCGCCCTGCGGGTGCCGCTGCCGGGCACCACCTTCATCAATGCGGCCAACGACGTTGAGTTTTTTCGGCCCATCGTCGAGGGTGATCTGCTGACCGTCGTCGAAGAGCTGCTGTCGGTGTCATCGGAAAAGCAGACCCGGCTTGGCGTCGGTCATTTCGTCCAGACCCAGGAAACCTTCCGCCGTCAGGACGGCGCGGTCGTGGCCGTCAGCCGAAATACCTTGTTCCGCTTCACCCCTGGGGCGCCGTCATGA
- a CDS encoding DUF1906 domain-containing protein yields the protein MSVSRRDVLRFAAATPAVLGLGVAAGSLRAAPASAGSLGTLLDYAAGVIPASQIRAAGAVGAIRYVSDRRPGGAWMLGKPIQLTEARDLAGSGLKIVSCYQYGKGSTSDWLGGAAAGVQHAKRGAQLHAAAGGPPSAPIYASIDDDPSYEQYKNQIVPYLRSWESVIGHQRTGVYANSKTIDWAVKDGLGAYFWQHNWGSPKGYTHPAAHLHQVEIDKRSVGGVGVDINEILKPQFGQWA from the coding sequence GTGTCGGTATCTCGGCGTGACGTGCTCAGGTTCGCCGCGGCGACCCCGGCCGTGCTGGGCCTTGGCGTCGCGGCCGGGTCGTTGCGTGCCGCACCGGCATCGGCGGGTTCACTCGGCACCTTGCTGGACTATGCGGCCGGAGTCATTCCCGCCAGCCAGATCAGGGCCGCGGGCGCCGTGGGAGCGATCCGGTACGTGTCGGACCGGCGGCCCGGCGGCGCCTGGATGCTCGGGAAGCCGATCCAGCTCACCGAGGCGCGTGACCTCGCCGGAAGTGGGCTCAAGATCGTTTCTTGTTATCAGTACGGAAAGGGGAGCACCTCGGACTGGCTGGGCGGTGCCGCCGCCGGGGTGCAGCATGCCAAACGAGGCGCGCAGTTGCACGCCGCGGCCGGGGGTCCGCCCAGCGCTCCCATCTATGCGTCGATCGACGACGATCCGTCGTATGAGCAGTACAAGAACCAAATAGTTCCGTACTTGCGGTCCTGGGAATCGGTGATCGGACACCAGCGGACCGGCGTGTACGCCAACTCGAAAACGATCGATTGGGCGGTGAAGGACGGCCTGGGCGCGTACTTCTGGCAGCACAACTGGGGCTCGCCCAAGGGCTACACCCACCCGGCCGCCCATTTGCATCAGGTCGAGATCGACAAGCGCTCCGTCGGTGGGGTCGGGGTGGACATCAACGAAATCCTCAAGCCCCAATTCGGGCAGTGGGCTTAG